In Papaver somniferum cultivar HN1 chromosome 9, ASM357369v1, whole genome shotgun sequence, the genomic stretch aatcaatggaaataacaccgattgagattagttattttcagctttagctattatatcttggctaacacaatgtatagatatagctggcacgggcctatgccagagaggaatgtcttctaaaaaacatcttaggcactcggccccctctcgtgctttatctaactcaatactctcagattccataatgaattgagcaatatatgtttgtttgtaaatcttccaaaaacaaaccctgatgctagagtgaaacatatccactcgtagacttagactcctctgagtcaactatccagtttacatcacaaaatccctcaaggacatcAAGatatctttgataaatcaaataaaaggtaatagagtattttaggtaccataatactctactcaatgAATCTGAATGCTAtttctctggactacaattatatctacttaacttactcacaatataggcaatgtttggactcttacagttcattaaattcatcagacatcctataactcttgagtattcaatttaagatactccattacccttttttcttgagtctacaagaataatcgtacgtagtacaagaaggcttacaatcacactgattgtatctcttaagcacaaattcaaaataatgagaatgactaagactacatatgttagattattttctaatccccatccctaagattacgtcaacagggcctaagtctttcaagtcaacgttctcattcagcgcatgtttttaatggaattaatcacatatatgtttgtatcaagtataagcatatcatcaacatacaagcatacaatcacacaggcatccttaacaagttacttgtaaatatacttgttagATTCATTAACATAAATACACtatacattatcacatgatcaaattttccatgtcactgtttacgtgcttattttataaaccatacaaaattttgttcaacttacaaactttgtcatcataacctttcactacaaagttctcaggttggtctatgtaaatttctttatctaattcacgattttagaaaagatgtcttaacatccatctgatgtatctctaatttgtttatgacagcaataacaattagcatctcaacgtaagtaaatctcgtcacatgtgaataagaatcaaggaaatatactccttcttttagtttatagcctttagctaccaacttagcctaatatttttctacagttccatatacctaatgtttcctcttaaagactcatttacatctcatggtcttactctctggaggtaaactataaacctcccaagtcaggttccgacggactgagtccatttcactaaatgaagcttcttaccagaatgaggtttcagtagatatcaaggcttctttacaagtccagggatTAGACtacgctaggcatgttatgaagtcggcttcataagaagtctcaagtctaattgttttacttctcttaggctcaaccttaacttcatcttcctttaagataagttctgactatttgaaaataaatctaggggatcaacaacacatccctaatgaggtacatgtttaagaataaacatgttcaaagaactcagcatccctagattatgtaatagtattcacaacaaagtcagaaaaatcacaccaaagtatgaaaaatcagaacacacaaccaaaaatctatatgtagaagtatactcatcataccttatatgaagagacaatcaacatttttggtttctatctagttcttctaggaagaggaatgacaatcttagtcaaacacccccacactttgacatattcataagaaggtcatctacctttccataaatcatatggagtttcatctgatccttaagggtactacattcaggatatactagttaagaggactgcctcctcccacaagaccacaggtaatcctgaactaatcaacatggcaattattatttccttaaggatacaattaatatgttcaaggcttctaattttttttcaacttcaagtttatacatcttaaggcttctaaggcatcatccttatccctaagcaagtatacaagatagtacctcgtacaattatctacggaagttataaaccatcttttaccatagtggttttgggttgaactcatgtcaactaggcctaactgaattaattctaagggattagaattactatgaacatttgtgctaaaatattttatagcatattcatttcacttttgtgttcaagatccaaactaaatttgggtacgaagcctatgctaggcaatttatgcattgacttataattttacggttccaagtctaccatgcaaaacattcaaatatacacaaaagaaagcacaagaatcaactatgttcacttcatcagatttttcttcaaacttatatagaccctaagtcctataactgttgcctaaaaaatcaatacccttagttataacaagttttccacatttaattaagatcttcaatcttttaccatattcaagagaacaagatacaagattctttcatatgctcggaacatgaaaacttcattcagtgtgagaatattacagatatgagcttatgctcgacctttcccttttatgcaacctctgtcgcagatgagttactcatatagagtttctcgacatcccttatcctctgataagaggtgaacatgtctctgtttcaacaaacatacttagtggctccagagtccacccaccagtctctcacattggttattaaaataacttccgacatcatgtcaatgaacttgttttaatttgtttcaactaaattagcattaactttctacttattagggttttatgttgtctacactttactgccgtatggccaggaattttacaaacataacaatcacccttaattaaagtaatgccggattcagttttacgaaacatacctttattatgaagactatgcttagagttgtgtttgatgttctcgcctttgtcagctttggaagacttgtgttcatccacatgcgcctggtagccatgttccttttcaatttcatgtcacaaacttcgtttatactctgaccacggacacggtaatttccaaatcacctaatacaccatatctcacaaaccttagttcagataaaatatgagttttgaagataatatctagatttataaacttcgtttaaaccaacatatcaaaaaactcatggttaccccataaaaactactttagttaacaacaaaattctgcccgtcagaatttttcaggaacgtttctcagttttgtaaaatatcaaaaaataattttacaactccaaaatttctgaaattttacgtgggtaactatcaggatgtctactacgtcgtgtcaaaagggttcatctaaattccttctaggttaagagataaactcgaaactctacagctgaccaaatattcgtttttgtttttcactccacaattaacacccatgattcacaaaccaaccaaccattttttattattacaaatactaatgtcttaagattgttgggtgcaataatcaaaaacaaagaaaaatcaaataaggaaaagttattgatacttagctcctttataatggaagtgatcgatttgatgaaacgaatgagctccccatatctccgcaacagcaacaaggcaaaactttggaaaaacagagtgagtcacgtgttcaacacgttgccattaagacattagcgcccagctacactcaagagtgatgctatagccctcacaggacggatatctccaggataaaacaccctaatacacctactactagcatatgtagtagatgctcaacttgagcttggcaactccgaaaaaaccataaagaaaaatctcgaacgcttgagaaaacaatataaaatatttttttcccttgggggtccctctaaatatagagcaacccctttcccatagattgtacaaaagtagtgaatttgtttatataattggcaaatacaacttaagaagaaaaactccccgatgtgggactaaaaggtttatatagtttcttaaaactactaaaaattggaaactccacaatgtgggactaaaaagtttcattcacaaaagaaaacaataaattataattttttattaaaacttttaaaaattatttttttattaatcgttttccaataGATATCACAGTCTAGATAATGCTACACAAACTTGGAAGCTATACCTACTGTAAGTTGGGTCCTTACGGAAGCAATGGATACATAGAAATATCAAGATTCAGTATTTGTACTACTTTAGATGAAATACTGACTATatgaatataatataaataataaagACTTAAAGACCTAGACAAATAAAGTTTCCATGAATGGTAAGAAAATCCTCGCTTCCTATTGGTCGAAGTAGGTCATTTTCGAGTTTTTGAAACGAGGGTCTTGGTGAGGGCACTTGGAAACGTATgatggtttaaaaagaataggaaacCAAATTCCATTTGGAATTCATGACGTGAGAATATTTAGGTGATGATTCTTGGAAAcctatgattggtttaaaaattacaaacttaaCAAGAAAACCTAACTTACCGTGTTTGGATTTTATGGAAGTCCGAATTCAATTAGAAAATCGAGTAACTATCGTATTAGGActcttttttttccaaattaatatatacaaagggaaaaaaatccaaatattttctgcaaaaataaaaggaaaaaataaataaaatttgcacaTATTCTCCAACTTTTTAATGTAGTTGccccgccacaccaaataaaaaatacattgCCACGGGACGGGGCAAAGTTccgcgcacaccaaataaaaaatgcatcgccacggggcggggcaaagtcccgcgcacaccaaataaaaaatgcatcgccacggggcggggcgaagccctgcgcacaccaaataaaaaatgtattGGCACGGGGCGCGGCAAAGCCCCGCGCATaccaagttaaaaggaaaaaataacatattctccacctatttaatgtattttccctGACACACCCCATCAAAAGTACATTGCCACGGGGAGGGGAGAATCCCcgtgcacaccaaatcaaaaatgcatcgctaCGGGGCAGAACGAACCCtcacgcacaccaaatcaaaaatgcattgccaCGGGGCATGACGAAGCCCCGCGCACATAAAGTCAAAAGAAAAATTATGTTCGGTGCGTAGCACTGGCACAAATCTAGTGACTCTAACAcatggacaataaatcgggtgatgcggagtaaaggtgcgatcaaatgactcgacacaaaaatagactgctctgataccatgttagaatatgggcatccaactcaaaaccaattgacgaTGAATGAAGAGTCCCTAAggattataaactgcaggatcaTAGATAACcgagacaatgtgggactaaagatcTCACCAAATACGACGATGTTATCTGTGATAGCAATATTGTTAGCTAAGTTATTTATTTCTGATAGCCATGGATAGAATCCCAAAAGCATTATGCTCTCCGGGAAAAAGACTCACCCTTTTAAATTGGAATAAACCAACTAGAATTCATCCTCAACGTTACATATGTGTCTCATACTGCctaggttttatttatttatttcatttgAATGGATAATAACGCGTAGAGAATGAATCTTTTAAGGTTACGGGAATTTCCAAACGCAAGACGACTGGACGAGGCCGTCCACTTTCGATTTGAGCTATGCAGAACGAGTCTAAAGAGGCCAAGTACTATACATTTACTGATGAAGGCTGATGCATAAATAAACAACACAATCAGTCTATCTGGTACCAGTTTACTTTCAAAGCTCGAAACAATCTTTGGATTTTCACGGTTAACAAGTAACACATAAACATGTCGAGTCAAGAAACATGGATCAACACTGATGAACAGGAATCAGCGGTTTCTGCCGAGCAAACTCTCTACTCTAGAAGCGGTTTTCACTCTGCAACCGGTATCTATAGCTCATTACATCAACTTGGAGAGAGTCATCAAGTTCCGATATCTTCTAGTGATGATCATAATACTGCCACATTTGTGTTATCTCAATTCCCACACCCAGATCATGGTGTCTCAAGACTCAAAAGTAGCACTAATTGACTCGGTTACTAACAGCCGAGTTACCTACTTTCAACTCCAGCGCTCCATAAAATCCCTTGCAGCCGCTCTCTATCATGCACTGGGGATACGTAAAGGCCATGTCGTCTTTCTTATCTCTCCTAATTCGATTCTCTATTGCTACATGTCTTGCCGTCTTGTCTGTAGGCGCAGTGCTCACTACCTCCAACCCAGTTAACACTGAATCAGAAATCGCTAAACAGGTTCGTGATTCAGGTGCTAAACTCGCCATATCTTCACCTGAAGAACTTCATAAACTAGTCAGCACTAGTATCCCTACACTAGTAACGACCCATTCTTCAAATGATCAACGTCTAATTTCAGTGGTAGAGTTGATCGAAGCAAGCGAACCGTCAGATGCGCCGAAGATAAAATGTTCTAAATCTGATACAGCAGCATTGTTTTACTCGTCAGGAACAACTGGTGTAAGCACAGGTGTAATATTAACCCATTCAAATTTCATATGCATCTTAAATCTCCTCAAGTGGACGGCGGACGTTACATCATCTCGAGACGATATCTACTTATCTTTCATCCCAATGTTTCATATTTATGGTCTGGCGTTTTTTGGCCTTGGTATGCTTTCATTAGGAAACACTACTGTTGTAATGCCGAGATTTGATTTCCAAGCAATGCTTGAAGCAGTAGAAACACATAAAGTTAGTCAAATCACGGCTGTTCCTCGAGTAATTCTAGCTTTAGTTAAGTATTCTGGTAAAGGTGGCAAGTTGTCATCGCTAAGAAGTATAGGCTCAGGAGCTGCACCATTAAGCAAAGAAATTGCACAGAAGTTTAGAGAGAAGTTCCCATGGGTAGAGCTAAGGGAAGGCTATGGATTAACAGAGACTTGTGGTGCAGCTAGTTTCTTTGTTTTGGATGACCAAGCAAAGTCCCACGCTGGTTCAGTAGGCCAATTGCTTCTGTAAGGAAGGGGAGCTCTGGTTAAAGGGTCATAACGTAATGAAAGGATACTTGAGAAACGATATAGCAACAGCAGCGACTATTGATTCAGAAGGATGGTTAAAAACTGGTGATCTTTGTTATATCGACGTTGACGGATTCCTTTATATCGTTGACCGAATCAAGGAGCTAATTAAGCACAACGGATTCCAAGTAAGGAATTACCTATGCTTATATGCATCAAGTTATTTAGTTCATGACATGTCAAGTTTTTATAACCTTTGGTTGCAAATGTAGGTAGCTCCAGCAGAACTGGAAGCCATACTTGTGAGCCATCCTCTTATCCTCGATGCAGCAGTCGTACCGTACGTTCGCTCTTTTAACTCTGTCTTCTTTTGCCCTTGTTTACAACTAAGATAAATTGAATTTCCAGAGTTGAAAACGAGGAATCAGGGCGAATACCGATGGCATATGTGGTGAGAGCAAATGACTTGAAATTGACTGAAGATCAAGTCATTCAGTTCATATCCGGCCAGGTTTGTGTTTTTTATCCTATTTGAAATTTTGGATTTAACTTGGTATTTTTCTGCATAATCTTCTATTGGTCTTTTTATCTTGTTTCTCGGAATTTTACAGGTTGCCCCATACAAAAAAGTTCGGAAAGTGgccttcattaattctattccaAGATCAGCTGCAGGCAAAATCTTGAGAAAAGAACTAGTTGTGATGCAAAACAAAGAAGCTGGTTTATCCAAATTGTAACAGTTTGATTAGTTTGATTTCTTGTTTATGTTAATGAGAAACAGTATCATTGCAGTATCTAATGAACCATATAAAGCGAAACATCGGTTGATAAAAACTTAAAACAGAAGAGATAAAAGGACTAAACCTGAACAAATAAACCATACGATATCTCTTATTCCTTCATTCAAGTTCAAGAGAGTATGCTCTAAAATTCATAATCAGGGACAGAAGGTAATGAGGTAATTACCACCAGAAGCACAAGTAAATGTGCTCGTGTTATCATCATACGCATAACTATAAGCTTGAGGACAAGCCTTTTTAAAGATCTTCGAGTAATTCGTGGGAGGGCAAGTCTCAGGAATACTGTGTGCACCAGTACAACAATATTGAGGTTGACGCAATGCTTCGCAAGCACTCTTACAAGCAATTACATTGCCAGCAGCACCCATAACGCTTAATTCTGGTGGGCAAACAGAGTTTACGTTACCCGAGCACGCAGTCGAACTGCAACTACCTGACCCACCTTGTGGAGTGATAGAGGCAGGCAAATTGTAACCATCAACAAGGCTAGTGTCATAAAAGTCTTTATCACCATGTCCGTTTAGAGTGAACTCAAGTAGGGTTGCTGGTGGAATAGCTCCAGCACCATTGCACTCAACTTTGCCTGAACCACAATCTGCTGTTGCACATACGAACTTTCCAGAAGAATCAGTGGAGCAATCAGTTCTTGCCCAAAATCGACCTGACCATCCAGCTGGAGCATCAACTGATGATGATGCCCCAGTCGCAAGCTCAAACCCAGTTTTAGGTAATTGGGATCCAGCACCAGTCAATGTGCCTGGCCATACTGTATATGGGCAGTTGTTTTTAAATGTAAATGTGGCCGAAAGTGCACCTATACACAAttcaaaaaaaagaagcaaaatgAGGGTTCATAGCTCTTGTGACGCAATAGAATGACACTTATGTACAAGTCACTAGTAACTCTCGAACAGCTTCCCAATGTCTCAACTGTCACAAAATTTCCAAATCTCTACAGTAAAAAGTTTTTAcgattccttgcaaatcatgctTATACTAATCCCCTGTATGTTTGGAAAGGTTTACATGGAAAAAGCTTAGACGTGCATAGCTTATTTACGGCCTCATTGAAAAAATACAGAGATATAAACGAATTAAGCCAAATTCAATCATGTACAGTAAATAACAAGATATGTTGCCTATTGGTAGCATAAGTCTGAACCATTCCTAAACAAGTTTAGGGATTACGAACAAAACCGAACAGAAAAGGGAAGAACGATCAAAAAAGTATGATAAGCAATAGAACCAAACCTGTTATGGACGCGATGGCCAAAAGAATGGTTAAGAAACCCTTTGCTCCCATTATTGGTTTCCTCAGTATAACTATTTCTTCTTCTCCACTGAAATATATGACAATAGTAGTGCAAGTTTATCTCTGGAAGAAAGACCTTgtattgaaattatttttgctgTTTATGGTAATTAGTTACTCGTTTACGCTTGATCTAAATTGTTTCCTTTGTACGAGAGTCTACGTAATATTCTTACGCGTCCAGCAATCAGTGAAAGAGATATCTGTAAGGTTTAAATACACAAGACATATATAGCCCTAAATGTGGTAAAGCCTTAGCTAATGAAGAAACCAACCACTGTGGGCCGGGCTTGGTTATTTTTGGCCAAATAGTAATGACTAATGAAGTTTCCGGCCAAGTCAAAATTCGTTGACATGGCCGGATACTAGCTTCCGGAATTTACATGATTTTATACGGGAAGTGGCGCGATTTCTCCTCCTCtccatgttcttctcactcaaacaaaagaagaaaagttaTCCCGTTTTGATGTTGAAGGTGTTTTGAATGGAATTTTTGTGTGTCATTAACAGGGTTTTCTTCTCTACTCGAATGTGGTTCTACCGCATCGTTTCGAATTCTATCCACAAATGAATCAGTAGTGATCTAATTTTGATGCAAAGGTAAGAAGTTATAACAATATGTAATCCACTTTGTAATAGGTAACATTGAAATTTATTATAGGAAACACAGTGAAGGATCTAATGACCCATAATTGAGAAACTGATCAAACATCATCagttaataaaacttaaaaccaCAGAGATGAAAAGACTTAGAGTTTAACAAGCAAGTCTTCTCTTAATTATTCATTTATTCAAGTAGAAGATTTCCTTTTTCAGGGGCAGAATGTGATGACGTAATTACCGCCAGCAGCACAAGTAAATGTACTAGTGCTATCATCGTATGCGTAACTATAAGCTTGAGGACAAGCATTTTTAAAGATCCTCGAGAGTAATCCGTCGGAGGACAAGTCGCAGGAGTATTGAAGGAACCGGTACAACAATATTGGGGTTGACGGAATGCTTCGCAAGCACTCTTACAAGCAATTACACTGCCACCAGCATCCCTAACGCTTAAGTCTTGTGGGCAAACGGAGTTTACATTACGTTGGCATGTAGTCGAGCTACATCCACCTCGTTGTGGAGTGATAGAGGCAGGCAAATTAAAACCATCAACAAGGCTAACATCATAAAAATCTTGACCACCGTTTCCGTTTAGAGTGAATTCAAGTAGGGTTGCTGGTGGAATAGCGCCAGCACCGTTACATTCAACTCTACCCGAAGCACAGTCTGCAGTGGCACATTTGAGCCTCCCAGAGGAATCAGTAGTGCAACCAGTTCTTGCCCAGAATCGGCCTGACCATCCAGCTGGAGCATCTACGGATGATGATGCCCCGGGTGCAAGTACAAACCCAGTTCTAGATAATTGGGAATGGATCCACCCCCAGTCAAAGTGCCTGGCCATACTGTGTATGGGCAATTGTTTCTAAGTGTAAATGTAGCCGAAAATGCACCTGCAATAAAAAGTACCAAGAACTTTCCTGTCATTTTCAACCTATATACAGTATATAAACATCGGTCTTAACTACTTATTTAAACATTACAGTTGATAATTCATGGAATGAAACgccgaaaccaataagaaaaggaaaaaaaataaacaagaaatAAGGCGAGCACTAAAACTAAACCTGTTATGGACACAAGAGCCAAGAAAATGGCGAAAAATCCTTTTGCTTCCATTGAAAGCTGAAAATTTGTTTCCTCAgcgaattttttcttctttttcacgcAAGTATAGGAAAGTAGGAGTGAATACCACATTTGGTTCAGTGAccatttatagatttttttttttgtagctgtTTATGATAAGAGTAATTAGTCACTCATTTACGGTTGACCTCCATTTTCCTTGGTATTCTTAAAAGATTAGAAATATCTCCGAGGTTTGAATATATAAGCACATGTTTATGAGGTGGTGGGGATCCCGCATCGCTTTCCCCTATCTCACCAGACTCCATCAAGTAGGCAACACATTTATGGGGCTGCTCGGTGAAAAATATATACAGCTCGCTACTAATTAATTAAACTTGCAGTGCTTCTCTACGGACTGAGTGAAAAAAAACAGGTCAAAACCGCCTCTCATAGTTATTCTTTTTTAATGGATTTCAATGGACCCGTGCTCTCGGAAGACGTGCAGGAAATGGTCTGTGAAAGGCGGTTtttcttgtgtttgtttttttctCGGTCAGTTAAGAGTTCTATATTCCTCTAAAAGTTAGAGAACTTAGGGAGAAGAGACTGTCATTTCAACCACCGCTGCTACTTCTTCCAATGTCACGAGGAGAGACCACTGACTATTCTAAAAGAAAATTGGACAAAACGTGCGTGGTTATAAACCTTGAAGTTCACCCCTGAATCAATGCAACTCGTTCAAATTTGCTCATCCATTGGACATTTTGAACTGTGCATTGTACAAGCTTGTATGACATTTATACCTGTGAGTATGTTTTGGACAAATTTAGAAAAAGAGAAATTCTCGGTATACAATTATGGAAGTAAATCACTAATTCACATTTCGAAAGTGAAGGCAGGATTTTAGTTTAGCAAGGGCACACCACACTTATGAAACCTTTTCTGTGCGACCTTGATCTGGTCGTCGCTGGGTTGAGATGTTGTCAAGATTGTACCGAGAGGCATAATGAATTATGAAGATTCACATTAATTTTGATCATGAATTTCTCTACAAATCACATCTAACGTACGTTCATAGTTGGACCCAGGGggtgtgaacacacaaatcacgaaagcatctgaatgctcacaaccaatcatcgtaatctagagtgatttgtgatgatgatatcctagtgttgattccttggctcaaaaccttcgggtttatcatagcctcatctaacaactccatgcgaggcgtttgcgcacgggatataggtaaaaacaaagaaaacaaaacgtataagtaaagatccatggggttagacaaaatataaagtgctgaaatgtaaacaagaccgaggtttacgtggttcaacactaaggcctacgtccacggggtttgttgtttcactatattcttcacggttacaagagtagtcgaatgacttttgggtttacatgtttttctcttctaaaggattaacttacacttgcaatctctctctctcctttccttcctgatttttccgatcccctttcctcttggtggagagggggtatttatagggttagagtgtgggacccctctctgaaggccgttggaaccttatcttctagtg encodes the following:
- the LOC113308642 gene encoding thaumatin-like protein 1b, with amino-acid sequence MGAKGFLTILLAIASITGALSATFTFKNNCPYTVWPGTLTGAGSQLPKTGFELATGASSSVDAPAGWSGRFWARTDCSTDSSGKFVCATADCGSGKVECNGAGAIPPATLLEFTLNGHGDKDFYDTSLVDGYNLPASITPQGGSGSCSSTACSGNVNSVCPPELSVMGAAGNVIACKSACEALRQPQYCCTGAHSIPETCPPTNYSKIFKKACPQAYSYAYDDNTSTFTCASGGNYLITFCP